The genomic DNA GGCGCCGGAAAATCGACCTTGTTGAAATTGCTGATCGGCGCAGAGCGCCCTGAGGAAGGACAGATCCTGGTGCAGGGCCGTAGTTTGTCGAAATTGCGATCGTCTGAAATTCCCTTACTGCGTCGAAAGATCGGTGTGGTGCTGCAGGATTTCCGCCTGCTGCCAAAGAAAACCGTATTCGACAATGTGTCGTTGCCCTTGTTGGTGCAGGGGGCCTCGACTGTCGAAATCAGGCGGAAAGTGACGGACGCATTACGGTCGGTTGGGCTGGATCACAAGAAGGATCTCTTTCCCCCCGGCCTCTCTACCGGCGAGCAGCAACGGATTTGCATCGCTCGCGCGATCGTCAACGGGCCGATCATGCTGTTGGCCGATGAACCGACGGGGAATCTGGATCCGGAGCTGACCAGCGAAATCATCGAACTGTTCAAGTCGATCAACGCCCGGGGCACGACCATCATCGTGGCGACGCACGATCCCAATGTCTTGGCCCAGGTTAATCGCCGGGTGATCACATTGGACCAGGGCAAGGTGGTCTCGCAGGAACAGGTGTGCTCGTGAGGCGGTTGTTGTACCTGCTGCGGGAAGCGGTCGCCAATGTGTTGACCAATCGAACGACCACGGTGGTCGCGGTGGCTACCACGGCCTTCACGTTTGCCTGCGTCGGCGTGTTTTTGTTGTTGTATGTCAATTTGAGGACCATGGCCTCGTCGCTTGAGCAGGACATCCAGGTTATGGTGTACCTGCAGGACGACCTGACGGAGCAGACGAGAAACGAAATCGAACTGCAACTGAAGGCCGATCGTGCCGTCGGGTCGTTGACCTTCGTGTCCA from Nitrospira sp. ND1 includes the following:
- the ftsE gene encoding cell division ATP-binding protein FtsE, producing the protein MIQLFHVSKYYDRRLALSDVTLEIEKGEFVLLMGPSGAGKSTLLKLLIGAERPEEGQILVQGRSLSKLRSSEIPLLRRKIGVVLQDFRLLPKKTVFDNVSLPLLVQGASTVEIRRKVTDALRSVGLDHKKDLFPPGLSTGEQQRICIARAIVNGPIMLLADEPTGNLDPELTSEIIELFKSINARGTTIIVATHDPNVLAQVNRRVITLDQGKVVSQEQVCS